The nucleotide sequence gCACATTATACTTGACGACAAAGAAAGGTtggaatgtgaataatatctgcaacttggccaacagcttcacactgaatttgagaaaaaaggatagcatgttatatgcttcatgctatttttaaggattaatacctactgccaaagtctatagctaaacgtttaaaaattccagattaaatcatgagaaaatacaatcaggggagggggaaaattgatgcagtatgaatccggcaaaatggctagttcggaaaataatcaaaaataaacaaaatcttattctagagggatggaagaaattttacctttctttcttccgttcctcctactctcgaatctgctctgcgaggaaggaactaagatcgaagggttcagaggagttgaggagccgtgagaagattaggaagggtaagctgactttgattgaggagatggggaaatgcgagattagggatctcgacttggaggagttgggccggcgtgaggagtttgggtcgagattagggttcagaggagatcacgcggcaaggagaggagaaggcgctcgtggagaggagaaggcgctcgtggagagtgttggtgcaaccttaggtcaaggttgacttggttgacctgactcgagttgacctgactcgagttgtgttttgatgtttgacgatgtttgacgagaagagagttgtattcttgatgtttgacaagaataggtgttcgggagattgtaggtgcaaccttaggtcaaggttgacctggttgacctgattcgggaaaagtccaagcagggagcttggcacgcgaaaagtccaagcagggagcttggcattggaaaagtccaagtatggagacttggcactggaaaagtcaagcggggagcttgcgcgaaaagtcaagcaggagcttggcattggaaaagtcaagtatggagacttggctggaaaagtccaagcagggagcttggcgaaaaagtccaagtatggagacttgcacggaaaagtccaggagtgaagccaggcggtgagaaagtcctaagcgggatgttaggcggttggaaagtctggtgagtaaagccggcggtgggaaagtcctaagcgggatgttaggcggttggaaagtctggtgagtgaagccaaggcggtggaaaagtcctaactgggatgttaggcaatgagaaagtcctaagcgggatgttaggcggtgtggaaagtctggtgagtgaatcgaggcaagggaaaatccagatggatcggggatgatcggacatcggtgttgagaaagtccaagtaggtcaaaggattggccggacacttggcgaggaagtcttagcaggtcaaggagtgaccggatgctagggatgaagtaccaataggtcaaggttgaccggatattggtttgaagtcttgggacttggtttgggcaaaaaccaagctcggatcggtcaccggaccgatcggtgtctatgttttctcgatcggtgcggtgaccgatcggatcaacaagctctgttgattcttgtcgatcggtgaccgatcggtaaaaCGAAAAAAagcggctgatcggtccacggaccgatcaggccatgtctgatcggtcgtggaccgatcgagacgagcatcgcgagaaggaaaggaagggatcgatgcgtggacgatcACCTcttcgatcggtgcgtggaccgatcgaggtctaagctgcgacgcaacggctagtttcttcactgtttcttcttcgcaggtataaaggatcgagggcatctgctgtgcgtcgctctccttcttcctcttctttctgctgctgagctctactgagttcttgaagcgttgaagctttgcgtgagcttccttttggctgggtcacctgctgttgtaggcgcttggagctgctgcttcttccagtcaaagagaaggcaagcaagagttttcttactgttgtatttcttgctgtctttctttgtatttctgtactctccttacttgctgttgcaagagtgtgttgtggcgaggtttctccacccataaggagtttgtattagccggttctccggggactcatccaccgacggcttgactggagtcgtccaccttacggacacgccgaggagtaggagccctaatctccgaacctcgttacatcggtttgtttgaggtttgtattcttcctttcgtttctagtttatttttccgctgcgctaacgaattgtaggaagaaacgagcgatttggggcggctattcacacccccctctctagccgtacgaaggatcccaacaagtggtatcagagcgaggccgctcttcgacggatcaacacccgggggagcacgggctagagatggatctctatggagaagacatcaccattccacccttctacgaatgcggcgacttcgcgtattggaaggtaaggatgaagtactttcttatgactaacataatgaattggttttgtgtacaagaaggttttactcctccggtggataaggaaggaaaaccacttgagaaggaggagtggacaagagaacaaattcacaaatccgaaatcaacgaagaggtaacgagaataattgaattttcattgcctactaacatcttgtgtaagataggttacaacaatgccaaggaattatgggataacttggccaagtaccatgaggagagctccacttcaagccatgaagaggagcctagtgagccaagtagctcacatcatggagggagcgaattgggagttgagggctactcaacatccaaggaagaagaggaggagagttcctcttgttcaagatcggagcaagaagaagattctacctccggaagggatgaaggagagagtcatccatcccaaaccctaggtaactcaagcattttagtttcaaataaattacatatattatgctttgagtgtagggagtatggacattacaagagcaaatgtccaaagagagttaggaagactccaccggcgccaaaggtcaaggtagccggagtcccaacacgcaaaggcaagaagcacgtggtgtgctttcaatgcaagcaacggggacactataggagccattgtctccgagggggaggcaacctcacaagggcaagagaccgggcacatcgatagggggagctaaggcaaaccctaaggtatcttttaaggctcattcgtgcaagtctagtaggatacatgctagtaattttattgcattagtcaataatgataagcatgttaacactagaaatcaatacatgtgcttaggtgctaaacatgtcaacctagatagggatactactaggaatgctaaccctaggattaacacttctaaggttaaggaaaacctaggtagaaaccccaaatcaactagacacatgcctaggaatgcctcaaagaagaatgacaaatcaaaaattgaggtattagagaaggagaatcaagtcttgaggtcaagacttgatactttggaaaaggctcttaaaaacttggagaagtcatctctagggtttaagggtcaaaaaccaatgtccaaggacaaaaagggtttgggtcacaaacctaagtcccaaatggtcaagcccacctatcataatgttccattcgattatcgaacaaaacctaaggctaggaagaccattaccaaggtcacaaggagtcaccctatagttgaccttgatgagaccaaatgaccaaggctttaaagcctaagaggtcATTAGGAGGTTgctaggaagtcatccctagtgaattttagtgaacccaatgagctcaagtaggtattgggttcctaggacaTTTTCTctacccatagatgggttagagtgtcaactccaataagaagggtagttaaccaacttgaaattgacactcaaggagcattttcaaggttttgggaacctttgaaaatgaaatggaataatctttatcattcactccttggaagagtaaagtgtgccaaagtgagaatatattaatcttactttaaattgacacaatgtggaaaaacctagagaaatatcaaattgggatttttgatattctcttaggtaatcaaggcaatccgggtcttaatttagaagtgctactcttgtaaaatttttaaaatggtataaatcaaacaagagatcaagaaatgccaatttgggttttgacattttcttggagcactttgggcaatctaggattagaatttaagttaactaagtgattaaggatacttagataggtaatctaggtattttatttgtgttaacttaccatgattgtttgccatatgacatgtcatgacatcatgtttagttttatcatcatttgaaatgtcatgatagtgcttaggctagtttatgtgtcatgctctatttaagttttcatactttatgccatgacatcatgacattggcacatgttttccatttatgatatcatttatgccatgtcatcatctcttgcattaataatcaattgaattgatttaaggatgaagaacacatcttgatattgagatcaaatttgtgtttagaaaatgcatgagaccttagcctaagttgaccttaacccatatctcacatcaaattgacttgaatgtggtttgatgcaccttagatgtgtgtgagatattaggatcatgagttaggatcaaggtgcatagtcattgtacctagatgaccctaattcaagaaattaaggatcatagggaaagcttgtgtacaagtcatgtacatctagccctaagattatggtcctaaattcaaatggttttaaaaacattttaaaattgatttgaaaaaccttgatgaagctttcctagtgatagcattcttcattgagcaagatgatacaaagatgacttaaacttgaactatttcaaagtttttgaactttgtatcaagattgaaaaatggaaactattttcatagaaaactatttttccttgatagtgtatgacatgaggaatgtatcctcaaagtttcgtaatttttggaattttctgtaattttctatgagtttctgaacttcttccggggagaaaatcagaaatctctgatttcagaggctggatcggtcaccggaccgatccagggaaggcctgatcggtctggtgaccgatcagtgacgatccagtgcgatcggtgaagcgtggatcggtctggggaccgatccagggggcttctgatcggtctggggaccgatcagggcgtgccgaatttctgatttttcagctgttggtatgaaatttcagctggaagttgggttttgtggatttctaaaggtttgaaactctccaagacattgttggtgcaatggtcgagggggagttgacttttagggggagtttttactccttgaggattagtgatatgggattatcactaagttggttgttgagtttagtatcaaggggagagcgttcattggagaattattggagaacccaagttaggttatcgggttaacctaagctaggggaagaatgtcaaggaatgttcgaggaagaacattggaatactttttgatgtgtgtcaaaaagggggagaattattggagaacccaagttaggttatcgggttaacctaaggggagaatgtccggagaatgttcaagaaaagaacattggacattggaagatggttggaaaacctaagttaggttatcgggttaacctaacttgattttggattttgtcaaacatcaaaaagggggagattgttggtacaaccttaggtcaaggttgacttggttgacctgactcgagttgacctgactcgagttgtgttttgatgtttgacgatgtttgacgagaagagagttgtattcttgatgtttgacaagaataggtgttcgggagattgtaggtgcaaccttaggtcaaggttgacctggttgacctgattcgggaaaagtccaagcggggagcttggcacgcgaaaagtcaagcaggagcttggcattggaaaagtcaagtatggagacttggcatcggaaaagtccaagcggggagcttggcacgagtcaagcaaggagcttggcattggaaaatccaagtatggagacttggctggaaaagtccaagcgaggagcttggcgcgcgaaaagtccaagtatggagacttgcacgggaaaagtcacagtgagtgaaggcggtgagaaagtcctaagcgggatgttaggcggttggaaagtcccggtgagtagcgagggaaaagtcctaactgggatgttaggcggttagtaagtcctggtgagtgaagccaggcggtggaaaagtcctaactgggatgttaggcaatgagaaagtcctaactgggatgttaggcagtgtggaaagtcctggtgagtgaatccaggcaagggaaaatccagatggatcagggatgatcggacatctggtgttgaggaaagtccaagtaggtcaaagggattgaccggacacttggcagggagttctagcaggtcaagggagtgaccagatgctagggatgaagtaccaataggtcaaggttgaccggatattggtttggaagtcttgggacttggtttgggcaaaaaccaagctggatcggtcaccggaccgatccgatGATCTAttttctcgatcggtcggtgaccgatcgagatcgtaagctctgttgattcttgtcgatcggtgaccgatcggaaaaCAGGCGaaagaaaggctgatcggtccgcgATCGGGCCatctgatcggtgcgtggaccgatcgagagcatcgcgagaaggaaaggaagggatcgatgcgtggacgatccacctctgatcgatgcgtggaccgatcgggtcTAAGCTGCTATGACGCGGCTAGTTTCTTTGTTTCTTCTTggcggtataaaggatcgagggcatctgctgtgcgtcgctctccttcttcctcttctttctgctgctgagctctgctgagttcttgaagcgttgaagctttgcgtgagcttccttttggctgggtcacctgctgttgtaggcgcttggagctgctgcttcttccagtcgaagagaaggcaagcaagagttttcttactgttgtatttcttgctgtctttctttgtatttctgtactctccttacttgctgttgcaagagtgtgttgtggcgaggtttctccacccataaggagtttgtattagccggttctccggggactcatccaccgacggattgactggagtcgtccaccttacggacacgccgaggagtaggagccctaatctccgaacctcgttacatcggtttgtttgaggtttgtattcttcctttcgtttctagtttatttttccgctgcgctaacgaattgtaggaagaaacgagcgatttggggcggctattcacaccccccctctctagccgagtacgaagagatcccaacagagaggagtggagaggagaaggcgctcgtggagaggagaaggagaggagaaggcactcgtggagaggagaaggagaggagaaggcactcgtggagaggagtggagaggagaactcgtggagaggagtggtgaggagaaggcgcgcgcgcgttgagggtttagagtttagcaaagcgagggctgcgaatttattttaagtgagtttaggggaaacatacacaacactttaaaaaacgttttttaaaaaaatgttgtctttgaccataaacaacaacactaaagacaacacttcattaaaaaccgttgtctttagtaaaaagtaaataccatagacaacgcttttcactaaaagcgttgtaaaacaaagaacgacaacgtttttattaaaaagcgttgtctattgggtgttgttgaatgcaaaaattcttgtagtgattgttgtcacaatagagctctatgggatctgctatgctaggaaccaccccaagctcagtaatgaacttgcgaatccaaactacctcttttgctgcttctaatgcagcaatatactcggcctctgttgtagaatcagtgattgtgtcctgctttgaactcttccaactcacaacaccaccatttatgcaaaaacatgaacccagactgtggtctataatcatcctggttagtTTGAAAGCTggtatcactgtaaccctttatagctagctcgtcatcgcctccatacactacaagaaaaaagctaatagacaacgcttttaaagcgttgtctttgtgcctgaaaaagcgttgttaaaagcactgttgttaaaagtctgctcaacgacaacgcttttaaagcgttgtcgtttgtagcgaagacaacgcttttgcaacgcttttaaagcgttgtttttggtagaaaagacaacgcttttgcaacactttaaaagcgtAGTCATGGTTTGCAAAGACAACactattacaacgctttaaaagcgttgttgtttttttacaaagacaacactttttgcaacgctttaaaagcgttgtcgttttaaagaaaaaaaataaaaaatatatatttaaaaatcattatttttatatttacgaaactattatttttcttttaccatgtctagattcgaattttacatataatcgactcagctaatgatttcaaactcataacaaaataatagaattctgacattgaagtaatattagtatttaattacatgagaagctagtaaatatcaaaattaacactaattctgtttcaaagtagatagtgatattcacaaataaaataaaagagtacAAAATAACTAGCCGACCTCGaagccaacaatctgtttacttctactagctacacTCAAAAATTATTATCGGCTTGAGAACGGGACAAAAATAGTACAGTAATTACTACCACAATACTGAAGAAGTAGCTTGTCTTTCTCAATCTATTATAGGAATAAGCAATTGGATTTTTTCTAGgatctttgtgagctttgaacagattgaacagttgacctgaaatataaacaaaaaattatagtgaatagtttgaaccaaaaaattacttctactagctattttctataaatgaactaaaactcattactcagaaatgaaatgcttgcagaaagaaagaaagaaagcttgcagaaatgcaacgtttcttcaaactgcagaAAGAAATATTGCAGAAATGAAACGCTTTCTTCTCTACAAAcgtttttttttgcaaaaagcaCTATTGTTGCAGAaatgcaacgtttcttcaaactgcataaataaagcttgcaGAAAGAAAGCTTGGCTTGCAAAAAGGTAACGTTTCTTCAAACTACATTCTAAAATGATGCAGTTTCTAATATGCATTCTAAAATGCATGCAGTTTCTAAATTGCATTCTTCAAACTGTACAGTTTCTAATATGCAGAGAAAGCTTGCAATTtctccattctaaaatgcatATAATATTTCTTCATTCTAAAATGCATACAGTATTTGCAGaaagaaatctaaaatgaaaCATTTAGAATATGAGCAATTTCTCATCAATTATTGAATCGAGACGCTCCTTAGTGTACTGATCTCGACTCTCCTGTATCCCCTACAAAAGTAGCAATAATATGTTTCAAGTCCATACATGAGCATTACTATATTTCCAAGTGATTGCAACTATGATCTCCCAAATCTGTAAAAACATGGACGACAACAAGCATTGAAGAACCACCTCCGTCGCACCGGGAGGCGAAGAGGTTCATCATACCTGCCAGAACATAGAGAAATAATATCGTAAATATCACAAATTCCAAATAACTAGAGGGAAAGAGTTAAAAGGAAAATCCATCATACCTATAAGAAGTTTAATATCCAATACCATGTGGAACATGTAGCTGTAGAGTTCTGGGGAAAAGGAAAAGTGGCTTCAGTCACCTAGCTTTAGAGTTAAAAAACAGTCCTGAAGACCATGCCGCAAGTCTCTAACCTTTGCAATTTGTAGTGCAAGAAATGACATCCATACAAACACAAGCAGGCCGAGCTCCTTCCAGTATATATTTTGAAGAAGTGGAACCTGCATTTAGAGACATGAAGTCCAGTAAGTTAGAGTTAGCAAATTTGGAAGATGGAAGCATGGATTTCACAAATGTGCTGACATACTACCTCCAGTTATGTTGTCACTGCTGCACCTTTTTGTTCAGTGTTAGTAGGAGTCATAGGAAGAGGTTCATACTCGATGTCTTCCCGTTCTTCAACAAAGATGATTTTCATATTGAGCAACCTGCCTTCAAAACCAAAGAACATTGTATCAACATTTATGTATCCTTACCCCACTAGGTACCAAGCGTTTAGCAGCCTCCTGAAATAATCAACAAACAGATGAGAGTTAATGAGTTGCACAATATTGATTGAGAATTAAAAGGATCTTACCCTTTTAAGAATTGTCTCCAGTTTCCATGTGTCAACACCTTTCATGAAAGCCTTGGTCGAGGTCCCTAAATTGTTCTAGCCAAAGGACATCAGGAATGACCTTTCATCTTTAACTGAAGAGAATGATCATCCACATTGAATGATAAATTACCGATAAATAGGACAATTAGGAGGACGGTGACCATCCAATCAGGAAAGACAACATTAAAAATGACGCCGATGTTGATCCCTAGCATAAGCATGGGTTGAATGAGAAAAGCTAGATCATAGTCAATGACGGGCATATGTAAAGACGGATGCCTCAACTTAAGGTTGTAGTAAACAGTAGAACCAGCTGCAGCCATAATCATGCCTGCCCATGAACATTAAGATTTCATTACTCACGCCACAAAAACACACCCATAATCATCTTGTCACGTAACCATACAAAAACTTGGCCTCAGTGGCATAAAAAACACACGCCACAAAAACACATCGATTAACAATGAAACAAAAGGAATGCatagaaatccaaaatacatGAATTTGGGGGGTAAATTTTCTTACACTTTGAGATTGCTGTAGTAGACTTGGGATCAAAACCAACGATGAGAGCGAGCATGGGCACGAAAATTCCACCCCCACCAACTCCCCCGACACTACCAAACGCTGCTCCAAAGAACCCAATCATGGAACCCACCGCAATTTCCCACCCGAATTCCATGGGCTATCGCCAAAAAGTGAGGGAAAAAGCCTTCATTAATCAAAAAACTTGATCGATCTCATGCGAACAACCAACCAGAGAAAGAATGCTGAAAGTTTACCTGCCAAACAGGTTTGTAAGAATTTTTATCAGTCTGCCATAGAAAAAGAAGCGAGTTTGCAATATAATTAGATTCAATATCCTCTTCCAGAACAGTACGCTTTGTCCCCCTCAACCCCTCAATTCCAATGCTCCGCTCCGACGACACCACCGCTAATGATACCAAGAGGCAAACTAATCCAAGCATGGCTGTCGACCCCAACTTTCCCAGCCATTTCCATTCCATCTGCATGGTTCCTCACCTTTGCTCGTTCGGCGTGAGCTTTGGCTATGAACGCAACGAAAGATCCTAGCTTTCGCTTTCCTGGCAGGTTATATCAAATGCCTAAATAAAAGCATCAACGTTATGGGATTGCGACCAATTTCAGCCCTTCCATAATAGCAAATCGCCGAGCAAGGAACAGAATAAGGAACTCAGCCAGAAAGGGAGGATAATTAAGAAGATGGCAGAGGCCAGGCGACACCCTCGGGGAGCGAGCAGAGAGGTTTAAATAATTAAAGTAGTTTCTTGAATCTGAAATCAGCAGAACCAATGGAAAACCTAAAGAAATGAAAGTTCGAGACGTACCATCTCCGATTCTTACGGGCGGCCTCCTGGACCTTgcgcttcttcttctccacagtGTTCTCGAACCACCTCCGTATCTTGCACTCCTGGAGCACCCCCGCCTTCATCACCTCCCTCGTGAACCTCACCAACAGCGACTCATCCGGCTTGTCGTTGGGGATCACCACCTGTGCGTTGTAGTTCCCGCCCTTGGCGTAGAGAACGTTCGCCCAGGCCAAAATAAGCATATTCCGACGATTGCAGCCTCTCTCGTTAACAAGGGCCGAACGAGGGCGGCGCTGTTGATGGGGCGCGGGAGGAAGCTGACATCTGATTGGATCAAACGCAAAGGaaggagagaagagaggagaggaggctGAGGGGAAGGGTTTTTCTTGGTGGAAAGTGGAAGCGGCGGCAGGGAAGAGAGGAGGCCTCAGCACCGGGATCTGTCGTGGTCGATCGCCTCAGCACCAGGATCTGCCGCTTGACGAAGACGGAGAGGAGTTCGGAGGAGTGGTTCGCCAGAGAGGGGTTTGctggagaggagttggatggagaaggccgcgtgagatgaggagttgggagaagggttcgggataaaaacgatcggaagataggagttgggagaagggttcgggttttctactccttatctagatccaacggtttgtattaatcaagatttagatgagaacttaacaatagacaacactttttaaaaaacgttATCGTAGATACTAAAAAAaagtctaatagacaacgcttttttacgaagcgttgtctttgacccgtaaaaatcactaatagacaacggtttttaaaaaagcgttgtctattaataagaaaataatgaaataaacaacgcttttcactaaaagcgttgttaaaaaaaattagacaacgctttttataaaaagcgttgtcgtttaagtgttgca is from Zingiber officinale cultivar Zhangliang chromosome 7B, Zo_v1.1, whole genome shotgun sequence and encodes:
- the LOC122004500 gene encoding sulfite exporter TauE/SafE family protein 3-like, giving the protein MQMEWKWLGKLGSTAMLGLVCLLVSLAVVSSERSIGIEGLRGTKRTVLEEDIESNYIANSLLFLWQTDKNSYKPVWQPMEFGWEIAVGSMIGFFGAAFGSVGGVGGGGIFVPMLALIVGFDPKSTTAISKCMIMAAAGSTVYYNLKLRHPSLHMPVIDYDLAFLIQPMLMLGINIGVIFNVVFPDWMVTVLLIVLFIGTSTKAFMKGVDTWKLETILKREAAKRLVPSGVPLLQNIYWKELGLLVFVWMSFLALQIAKNSTATCSTWYWILNFL